A stretch of the Chelonoidis abingdonii isolate Lonesome George chromosome 11, CheloAbing_2.0, whole genome shotgun sequence genome encodes the following:
- the LOC116826551 gene encoding histone H2B 8-like, translated as MPEPAKSAPAPKKGSKKALTKTQKKGDKKRRKTRKESYSIYVYKVLKQVHPDTGISSKAMGIMNSFVNDIFERITGEASRLAHYNKRSTITSREIQTAVRLLLPGELAKHAVSEGTKAVTKYTRQLQVKVVCLFGKL; from the coding sequence ATGCCTGAGCCAGCGAAATCTGCTCCAGCGCCCAAGAAGGGCTCCAAGAAAGCGCTGACCAAAACCCAGAAGAAGGGGGATAAGAAGCGCCGCAAGACCAGGAAGGAGAGTTACTCCATTTATGTCTACAAGGTGCTGAAGCAGGTTCACCCCGACACCGGCATTTCCTCCAAGGCCATGGGCATTATGAACTCCTTCGTCAACGATATCTTCGAGCGCATCACCGGGGAGGCGTCTCGCCTGGCGCATTACAACAAGCGCTCCACCATCACCTCCCGGGAGATCCAGACCGCCGTGCGCCTGCTGCTGCCCGGAGAGCTGGCCAAACACGCCGTCTCGGAGGGCACCAAGGCCGTGACCAAGTACACCAGACAGCTCCAAGTAAAGGTCGTGTGCCTCTTCGGGAAGTTGTAG
- the LOC116826555 gene encoding histone H2A.J-like, whose product MSGRGKQGGKVRAKAKSRSSRAGLQFPVGRVHRLLRKGNYAERVGAGAPVYMAAVLEYLTAEILELAGNAARDNKKTRIIPRHLQLAIRNDEELNKLLGKVTIAQGGVLPNIQAVLLPKKTESHKAKGK is encoded by the coding sequence ATGTCGGGCCGTGGAAAGCAGGGTGGCAAAGTGCGGGCTAAGGCCAAATCTCGCTCTTCTCGTGCTGGGCTGCAGTTTCCTGTGGGCCGCGTGCACCGGCTGCTGCGCAAGGGGAACTATGCGGAGCGAGTAGGAGCCGGCGCGCCCGTTTACatggctgcagtgctggagtaTCTCACCGCTGAAATCTTGGAGCTGGCCGGTAACGCTGCCCGGGACAACAAGAAAACTCGCATCATCCCCCGGCATTTGCAGCTGGCCATCCGCAACGACGAGGAGCTGAACAAGCTGTTGGGGAAAGTCACCATCGCGCAGGGTGGCGTTCTGCCCAATATCCAGGCGGTGCTGCTCCCCAAGAAAACCGAAAGCCACAAAGCCAAGGGCAAATGA
- the LOC116826561 gene encoding histone H2B 8-like, translated as MPDPAKSAPAPKKGSKKAVTKTQKKGDKKRRKTRKESYSIYVYKVLKQVHPDTGISSKAMGIMNSFVNDIFERIAGEASRLAHYNKRSTITSREIQTAVRLLLPGELAKHAVSEGTKAVTKYTSSK; from the coding sequence ATGCCTGATCCAGCCAAGTCAGCTCCCGCGCCTAAGAAGGGCTCTAAGAAAGCGGTGACCAAGACCCAGAAGAAGGGGGATAAGAAGCGCCGCAAGACCAGGAAGGAGAGTTATTCCATTTATGTCTACAAGGTGCTGAAGCAGGTTCATCCCGATACCGGCATCTCTTCCAAGGCTATGGGCATCATGAACTCCTTCGTCAACGACATCTTCGAGCGCATCGCCGGGGAGGCGTCTCGCCTGGCACATTACAACAAGCGCTCCACCATCACCTCCCGGGAGATCCAGACCGCCGTGCGCCTGCTGCTGCCCGGGGAGCTGGCCAAACACGCCGTCTCGGAGGGCACCAAGGCCGTGACCAAGTACACCAGCTCCAAGTAA
- the LOC116826557 gene encoding histone H2A type 2-C-like, whose product MSGRGKQGGKARAKAKSRSSRAGLQFPVGRVHRLLRKGNYAERVGAGAPVYMAAVLEYLTAEILELAGNAARDNKKTRIIPRHLQLAIRNDEELNKLLGKVTIAQGGVLPNIQAVLLPKKTESHKAKGK is encoded by the coding sequence ATGTCTGGCCGGGGAAAGCAGGGAGGTAAAGCTCGGGCTAAAGCTAAGTCTCGCTCTTCTCGTGCTGGGCTGCAGTTTCCTGTGGGTCGTGTTCATCGGCTGCTGCGCAAGGGGAACTACGCGGAGCGAGTGGGAGCTGGTGCTCCCGTTTACatggctgcagtgctggagtaCCTTACTGCTGAAATCTTGGAGCTCGCTGGCAACGCCGCCCGGGACAACAAGAAAACCCGTATCATTCCTCGGCACTTGCAGCTGGCCATCCGCAACGACGAGGAGCTGAACAAGCTGCTGGGCAAAGTCACTATCGCTCAGGGTGGCGTACTGCCCAACATCCAGGCGGTACTGCTGCCCAAGAAAACCGAGAGCCATAAAGCCAAGGGAAAGTAA